TCATTCACAGGAATGCAGAGGGAGAAGTGAGGCTGGAGAACAGTGAGAGGAGTAAGCTGAGAAACACGTGGGTTTGGTCCATATGAGAGGAGTGTTTGTGAGGAGGCCTATTGGCCAGCATTATGGCACTGCATGGGTGGAAGAGAAGATGAAGTACAGAGCATGTCTGGTCTATCCTCAGTCTGCATATTCACTGTGGTGCTTCCCATTACAGCTTTGAACTGGACGATGAGTTCACAGCCATGTACAAAGGTTAGTCCCACCCCAGCTTTCTCAAAGTGAAATACTTCTCCCTGTGTGTGAGTGTAACCATGCACCTTTCTCTTGCTACTGCCAGTTCTAGATGTGGTGAAGGCTCACAAGGACTCTTGGCCCTTCTTGGAGCCCGTTGATGAATCGTATGCTCCCAACTACTATCAGATCATTAAGGTATGGAAAGTGGCCCAGCCATTTCGACTGATGCACTTCATTGACTGGGATGCAGCCTTTTGGAAGTGTTTTGAAGTTTGATGGGCTGTATTACTCTCACAGTCGATCTCCATGATTCTGGCAGTCCCTTCTAGCCTTACAAGTCAAGAAAACCAAAGGAGGATGGCTGCCTCTCTGGAGAGCATCCTCTGCTGCCCATGTCCTCTCTGAGCTCTAGCTTTGTAAGCCCCACTATGCTTTCTGTAACTGAAGGGAGGTTTGGTTGTATTCCAGGCTCCCATGGATATCTCTAGCATGGAGAAGAAGTTGAATGGAGGTCAGTACTGCACCAAGGATGAATTTGTGGGTGATATGAAGACCATGTTCAGGAACTGTCTTAAGTACAACGGTGAAGGCAGTGGTAAGAGCAGTAAGATGCTAAATTTGTCTATTTGCAGTGCTCAGCCAAAGCAAGCAGtgccctcttcctcctcaccaGTACTTGATTTGTGATTCttctctttcaaaatatttttgggaGACCAGATAAAATGGTAATAGTTACTGAGACCTGCATTGGGTTTTAGTGAGGCTTTTAGCACAGTTTGGTCATGCTGAACTGGGGCACGGCATACTAAGGACTGCCATGCTGGTAGATGGTGAAGGCAGAACACACAAAGAGAGGAGAGTCTGTTTCTTTCTGAGCTCATTCCTTCATGTGTTTATGTGTGCCTGTGTGCCCCTTTTTCTCATACTAACTAATACAGACTTTGAAAAACATCGGAGTCTGGTTAACTCCCAGTGTTTGTTGAGTACCACAGGAAAGTGAGGAGTGAACCATGCCTGTCCTTCGGATGGAAAATGTAGATTTTAGGTTCCTTGGCTATTGAAGGAACAACATGAGTGTGCAAATGGGAAATCCTGGCTTCAATTGCCATGCCAATTAAAATTCTGTGTATTGCTTAGATAAGAAATCAGTTCCCATATGGTGGGTCATCACTGCAGACTGTCTCACCAGCAACACCTGGTGAGAAAGGGAGAGCAACATTAAGAACAAATCAGCTTGCTGCTGTTGGCTGCAAGTAAAAGCATACCTGCACCGCCACTGGGAGAGCTCTGTTCCTCAAGGAACTTCAGGGTTAGTTTAGTGGAAACAACTGGAAAGTCACTTGTTTTAAGGCCTTGTTACCAACGACTCTCACGTGTCTTTTCCTTCCTATCCACtcaacaaaaagcaaaagctcATCTCAGCAGAACTGTCCCGTAGAAATGATGCAGTGGGGACACTGGTGTTGGCAATAGCTTTAGTGTCAGGGTCAGCAAGTGCTTTGGAAACTACACAGATAAATGTGTTTGCTGATTTTCCTCTGTCTTGTGGCCCACAGCAGAGATCTGAAGTAGTCCAAGAAAAGCCTCTGAAAGTAATCAAATAGCATCGCTGGAAGTTCACATTTCTTCTCTCAGCACTCCTGCTGGCTAACTGTGCAGGTCACACATCTCTGTGAGCAGAGGTGGTGCTCTCCTAATGTAATTCTTGGCACTAGGCTGGAACACTGAGTTAATGCTGACTCTGCAGGCCCTGCTGCCAGTGGTACTTTGTCATGCCTGTGTGCCTGTCCTCTGGTGGGGTTACTGAACAGAACTGATGCTGTGTTGCTTATGGAGTTTAGGAACCAAAGCCAACTAGTTAGAAACAAAAGTCTTCCTTGGAGAAACTTGGCAGAGGGGAGATGATTTATCTGATGTTGCATAATTGCTTAATTGCTTCTCTCTACAAGGCTCTGATGTTCTTGAGGGTTTTTGACTGCAGAATATACAAAGATGGCTTACAACTTGGAGAGGTGTTTCCACCGAGCAATGATGAAGCACTTccctggggaagagggagacACAGATGAGGAGTTTTGGATCAGAGAGGAcgggagaagagagaagagaagccGGCGGACCGGCcgctccagcacaggcagtgtcTGGACTCGATCACGAGACCCAGATGGGCCTGGAAAGAGACAGCAACGCCTGGAAAATGGAGGAAAACCTCCACCATATCGAGCTACTTCCAGGGctcctgcttcttcctcctcttcctcttcctcctccttctcctcgtCCTCTGTAGATGACCCAAGTGGCAACCCAATGCAGGCTGCTCGAGAAGTGGGCCCTTCAAACGGGCGAGGCTTCCCCCGCTCCCTGCAGTACGGCGGcatgcccagccctgtgccacatCCTGGACAGATGGTAAGGAGCAGTTCCTGCTGTCCTTTGCCCATCAggacaagggagggagagagggaggtaAGGGGGAATGAAACTTCCTACCATGAAATCCTTAGTGCATGTCAGGAACCTTTTCCCAGAGATAAAGGGTCAGGGCTATGGTTCCTCCAAGTGAAACCTTTCAGCCCTTAGATTTAAACTGGTGAAATTTAAGTCTTTGCCACGTTAGGTAGGGGCAATCTCCTAATAGTTCCCATGGCTGGCATGTCCCAGTGTAGACTTGCACAAACTGATTCCCCAGATTCTCTTCTCTCCTTGGAGATTAACCCCAGTGTGCATGGAAAGCTGTAACATTTCTTCCCTTATCCCCTAGTTTATGAAGCTCAACAATCTGGTCTTCTTTTGTCTCAATTGTTTACAGATGCCTGGTAACTTCGTGCCATCTGTGTACTACTGCATTTCGTGCTTGAGTATTTATAAAAGCAGTAAACTAAATCAAACAAAGGCCACCCTGGACTGCAGCAATGACCTATCTTTAGCCCAGCGTTTCTTCTCTGAATGCCACCTCTGTTCTGCCTCCCTCTGGGCTGTTCCTCACCAATCCTTCACTGCCTTTTCCATTTTAACCAGCGATGGCTTGTGGTGTGATGTATCTGCTGTTCTCCTGAGATCTAGGCTATCCGTTGCCCTTTAAGCTAGAGATCAAACAAAATTTTTAGAGTGATTCTTGTGCTGCAGATAGTGGGAGGTGGTAGGAGAGCTGGAGGCATTGAATGTTTTGAAGGAAATCCAGCACATTCTCTGTTGTCTTCCTGCTTCCACGCTCTTGTGGTCCATTCCTCTTCTTAAAGCAAACCACTGCCCCCTCCAGTCTTCTTTCTTGCTCCCCAGTATTGGGTGGCAAGTGAGTGTATTGCAGCCTTTAGTTCAGGGGTGAGTGGCTGAGGTGTGATAGAGTGGCTTTGATAAGGCTGTGTCACCTGATAGAAGAGAGTACAGCTTTTTCCGCAGTACCTCCAAAACAGTCCGGCTGCTTATTTGTGTGGTTACTCCAGCCTTGGCTTCCCCTCACCTGCagtatttctgctgctgttatGCACTTCACAGACTGTTTTATTTCTcccccctgcacccctccccatccctcaGAGACCAGCGGTGCCAGGAGCCTTTGGCCCTTTGCGCGGATCCGATCCCACAAAACTGTACGGCGCTCCGCGAGTGCCCGAGCCCCATCCCGGAGACCCggtccagcagcaccagcactttGCCATGCAGGTAAGCCCCTCCTGCCAAAGGGATGCGGCACCCCAGGCCCCGCAGGCACCGTGGCTGTCACTGAGAcccccctctctctcctcagccGGCCGTGGGACTGAGCGAGCACCGCGGGCAGCGGCTGGGCACTCCGGAGAAGCAGGCGTGCGCGGCGCCTGCCCACGTGGCCGGGCTGGGCCCCCGGCTGGGCTCCCTGCAGCTGGGGCGCGTGGGCGGCCCCCCACCCGACGCCATCTACCCACCGGCTCAGTTCCAGCAGGGCTTCCTCCCACCACGGCACAACGGGCCCCCGGTGAAGCCGCCCGAGGGCTCGGAGGTGCCCCCAGGACACATGTACCGGCCCTACAAGTACCTGAACCGCGCACATCCAGCCCTGTGGAACGGCAGCCACGGCCCCGCTGGCCAGGCTGCCGTGGGGCCGGAGGAGAAGGCGCCCATGGGGCCGGGGCCCTCGCTCCAGCCCCGGGTCCTGGGTCATATGATGGACCCCCGGGCCATGAGGCCGCCGCTGCCTCCCAGCCAGTGGAGCGAGCAATCAAATTTCCTACCTCACGGGGTGCCTCCCTCAGGGTACATCCGACCGCCTGGCAAAGCCACCGGTCAGAGGATGCCGCAGCCTCCGGCCGCTCTCTTTGGGGGACCACCTCAGGTTCAAAGAGGGTGCCAGGGCGGGGACTCCATGCTGGACAGCCCGGAGATGATCGCCATGCAGCAGCTGTCCTCCCGCGTGTGCCCGCCGGGTGTGCCTTACCACCCTCGCCAGCCGCCCCCGCCGCACCTCCCCGGGCCCTTTCCCCAGCTGGCTCACGCCGCCTCTGCCGCCGGCCAGCCCCCAAAACCCATGGGAAACGGGAGCTCACAGGATCCAACCGGCCAGACCATGGATGTGGACAGCAACCAAGGTAACGCCCTGAGTGCCCTCTGGTAGCACGTGACCTTCCCTGCCTGCATCTGTCGCCTCCACTGCgcagaaaataattcagatcTTGATTAAATATTTGGGGCGGAACAGAGTTTCTACacatagttttattttttttttaacctaagtTGGAATACCTTTTCTACTCAGGGCATTGCTTAGATTTTTCTAGGATTGTTTTGTTTCACTGTAGCCTGCCAGAGGTCCCCTCTGTCCCAGCTTTACCTGCAAGTTATCAGTGTGCCACGAGATGCAAATGCAAAGCATAGTCTGTAATTCTTCTAGAGCTCACCTGGAGTTAATATAAAAATTGGATCTGCAGAGAGTTAGGTAAGGAGAGCAGATGTTATGTGAATAAATGCCTTATATATACTCCTTCGAGTGTGTGTAAGTATAGCTTCTCCTCTGAAATGCACATCTGCCTTATGAGATCTCAACATCTTAAAATCTTCACACACCAGGGCTGCCCAAAAGTCCCTGAGAAGCTGTATCAGTTCAGGTGGGATGGCAACATGTCATGCATGCCCTTCCCAGCTTCTTTCTGGTTGAATTTCATTTGTTCTATCCGGTAAACtacagataataaaaaaaagaaccttaaaaataaaacctaataTAGAGATCAAAAAAATTCAGAgatcaaaatttttttttcattaattctaGCTGGTAAACTAGAGATCAAAACCCTTGTATCTTTTATCAATCCCTTGTGTGCCTTGCACTAAGAGGAAACTCTTTCCTTGTGTGGCATTGCTTAAAAGTTATCATCATAATTTAGCTCTCTGGATACAGAACAGAGACAGGGGAGAACGCTGAGTGATTGCAGAACAGAGCAGTCCCATCTCCAAACCACAGCTGGTTAAAATACggctgtgatcagctctgcagTATCTCAGGGCATGGTGGTGCTTCTGCCCAAGCTGGATGCAAACAGGATTTGTGGAGGGTGGGCTTAAATTTGAtgttaagaagaaattctttactgtgagggtggtgaggcactgacacagattgcccagaggagctgtggatgccccatccctgaatgTGTTCAGGACCAGGATGGAGGGGACTTCGaacaatctggtctagtggaaggtgtctctctccatggcaggggggttggaacttcATGATcttcccttccaagccaaactattctataattctattaCCAAAAGGGATAAGGCAGCCTGAAATCAAGCTGCCAGTACACCAACACCTTATGTTGCTTTCATGTGGACCCCAACTCTGCCTCTCCTTTAGGCAGCCTCTGCATACCTCTATGTCAGAGCAAACGTGTGTGCCATATTATTCCAGAGGGGTTGTGACTTAGCAGAGGCTTGCAAACGACAATGACTCTTGccattttctttgcaaatgttttatttaatctCGCTTGCAGTGGGGCAGAGTCACTGACTCAAGTGGAAGTTTACCTCTTGTTATGAACATCCTTAATGTTgccctctttttccctcttcttgcTTTGACCCTTCTTTCTATGTCAAATTTCCATCACAGACAGGTAGAAAGATGTCTACCTGTGCCATCTTTCAGAGATGCAACCTCATGAGCACTTTTTAAAAGAGCACTTTTAAAAGAAGCAGCTCTTAAAGATCACCCAAATTTGCATATGTTTGActttcttccctctctttcAGTGGACACACTGGCAGGCATGGACGAGAAGTCTCAGTGCATCAGCATTCCCGACGGGGCCTATGCCAAACTCCTACCTCATCCCAAGCCCCCGCTGCCCATGGAGTGCACGCGGCGCGCCTTGCCCCCGGATGGGGAGGGGGATGACCCCACTGTGAAGGGCGACCTGAAGACAGGGCAGGGCAAAGGCACGTGGTCAGCAGAGAGCGGCTACGCCGGAGACCCAGGCTGCGTGAGGGACCTGGTGCCCACCTCCGAAAGAGCGGGTCCCCTGCCTCAGAATGGGGCAGCGGGCGAGGGGCCGGCAGCCGGCCCCGAGGGGAAGGGGCTGGCTGCCAACCTGCTGGAGAAGCCTCTCTGCGGTGGGGGAAAGGCTCTGCCCGAGGGAGCCGTGCCTTGCATGGGACAGGGCACCGGCCTCCCTGGCGTGGATGCCACCTCCATGGGGGCCACCCCCAACCAGTTTCATCCTCTCTACATGTCCACTCTGGAATACCCGAATTCAGCCGGGCGGTACCACATCAACCCAGGCCTGCAGGGGTTCAGCCCCGTGATGGGGGGGAAgccacctcctcctgcctcccatCCCCAGCATTTTCCCCCGCGGGGTTTCCAGCCAAGCAGCGCCCACCCCGGCGTCTTCCCACGGTATCGGCCGCCCCAGGGAATGCCGTATCCTTACCAGCCACAGCCCCAACCCTCCTACCACCACTACCAGCGACCGCCCTACTACGGCTGCCCGCAGGGCTACTCGGACTGGCAGAGACCTCTCCacccccaggccagccccagcggGCACCCCGGTGCCCACCCGTCCCTGGCCAGGCCCCCTTTCCCAGAGCGGGGCTCCGCCGGCCTGCAGGGCTGCGAGGCGATGAGCGCCGCCCTGGCCTCTCCCAACCGCATGGACGTAGCAAGTGCCAAAGAGGTTTCTCCAAGCGACGGGCAGGAGATGGGGCCTGAAGATGAGAAGTCCGAGGAGTCCCAGGAAAGACCGGAGAGTCCCAAAGAGTTTCTTGATTTGGACAACCACAATGCAGCCGCTAAGAGGCAGAGCACAGTGGCAGCGGGGGAGTTCCTCTACGGAGCCCCCCCGCCACACCTGGGTGCGGGGATGGGATTCGGCCCGTCGGCTTTCCCTCCCCATGGGGTGATGCTACAGACTGGCTCTCCTTATGGATCCCGGCATCCAGCCAGCCACTTCCAGCCCAGGACGTATGGATCACCCATGAATGCTCACCTGTCTCATCATCCAGCCTCCAGCCAGGCCAATGGCCTCTCTCAGGAGGGCCCCCTGTACCGCTGCCGAGAGGAGAACGTGGGTCACTTTCAGGCCTTGCTGATGGATCAGAGAGGCAGTGGAGGTGGCATGGGGGGGCCACCCCAGGACTTGTATAGACCCTCGGGGTAAGATCGTGTTTTCTGCAAGAAGGCAAGGTGGGAGGGGGGTGATGCCTGGGTGACCATCACTGTTGGATACCCTTGAAGGGATATGGCTTCAAGTCACAGGAGATGGCAAGTCAAGTTGAAAGGCTAAGAGGTGGCTCTTGGACTCTTGGAGTAAGAGTGCTAAGATGGAGAGAGAGAGTCTCATTGCATCTCCTTAAAGCGAGGAGTGCTTGCTGTCATGGAGAACCTGTTAGCCTGCTTCATCCCTCCCCACACCAGTGCTGAGTTTCCCCTGACAGTGTTTTGCTAATGTGTCCTCCAGGGTTGAGCACCTCTTAATCACACGGACTCTTGccattttctttgcaaatgttttatttaatctCGCTTGTAGTGGGGCAGAGTCACTGACTCAAGTGGAAGTTTGCCTCTTGTTATGAACATCCTTAATGTTGccctctttttccctcctcttaCTTTGACCCTTCTCTCTGTGTCAAATTTCCATCACAGAAAGTTACTTCTCACTGAGACTGCATATCACATTTTATTCCCAAGTGGAAAATACTGCTACTCCAACAATTCCCTGTTCAGTTTTTATGAATGTGCCTCAACTATTACTGTTTTGTCATCATCACAGCATCAAGTCCTTCCTTCTTCTAGTATTCAGGGAACTTGGCTTAAAGCTAAGCCATTGGGGGAATGGCATGGGTTGAGGGCTGTGTTTTGAGGGGAAGCCAGACAGAATATACAAGACACATGCTTGTATGTTAATGTTGTTTGTATGCCTTCAGTGAAGTAGTTTTAACCAAGTGTGGGGATTTGCTCCTGACATTCATGTGCTAAAACTCTCTCCATTCAACCTGACTCCAGAATGCAAATGCATCAGGCTCAAGTTCCTTTCCCGAAGATGCCCACAGCAACCATGGCCCGGGAAGATTTGACATCACAAAAACCATCAGCGTTGCCTCTGGATCAAGTAAGGGCTGCTAGAGTGAGCAGAGCTGAAATGCAAGTCTTTCTCCTCCCAATGGTTAAAGGATTGAGGTGTTTGATGAGGGTGGGAAGAACTGGAGGAAGCTGTGAACTTGGGCAGATCACCAGTGTTAGCTTTCAACTGCAATCACGAGATTATTCCTTTCTGAAGCTGCCAGCTAAAGCCTCCAACTCTTGTTCTTCCTCTTCCAGAGCTAGTCCAAGAAAGGACAGACTTCATGAAGATGAAAGCCACCCATGATTTGGACAACAGAGAAGAGGGGCAGGCCTTGCTCCCAGCCTCCCCTCGCCCGAGCAGCACGGAGCTTCCCGGGTCTGTGGAACACGGTGCCGTGCCGGATTTTGTGCTGGAAACCCGCAGTGGTGCTGGGCCCCAGCCAGCCGAGCAGCTGGCTCACCATCGCAGGGCACCCCAAACTAGTGGCTTTCCGTGACCGGAGACTGCGTCTCATTCAGGGTTTGAGGGATTTTTCGGGTGGGgagggtgggggtgggggtggaaACTTTCATTGATTGCTAAACTCAGGTATATTTTTCAGGGTGGAAGAGGACGATGATGGAATTTTACTTGTAGTATTAACGTGTGTGTTTTGGAGCTGGATCCAGTTTACAGAATTTAACCTGTTGCCTTTCTAAATAAATTTCTGTTGTTGGTGAATGTATTGTACATaatgggggagggggtgggcCCAGCTTGTAGTGGGCTTAGCACTGGAGGAATCGTTAACTGTTTACAATCATATCACACTGAAATCTTTCAGGATAGggtgagggtttggggggagtGGGGAGAGGTGAGGGAATGTGTGATGGATGACTTGCTGTCCTCCTTCCTGTCCTCTGCAACCAAGACACGACCCCGTGGCCGGTTGACTTAATAGCGGGAATTGCTCAGGAGCATAACATGTCCTCCTCTTTTTCTtgtcttcttcctccttcccctctccccccacCTCCACCCCTCTGGATCCAGGGCCTGAGTGCACTTCCAGCTCCTGTCATCATGGGGGAACAAGGAAACCAGGACCAGGAATTGAAACCAGGGCAGGACACCCATGGCGTTGTCCCTTCTGCTAGTATAGTACCCTTCTCCCTGCCTTTCTGATAGAAGAAATGTGTGCtctagaaaacagaaaatggcATAACTGGTCATCTTAAAACCTATTTTGGTGAAACCAGTGCAGTTGCAGGTGGAGCAGCACCTATCCAGTAGGTCAAATTTTGTGCAAATCTGTACTGCCCTGCTGCCTGAGAAGAGGAGCGGAGTCCCCACCTCTTTCTCTGACCCTGGGCTAAATTCACTTCTTTGCAGCAGTGAAGCAGAAAGTGCCACAGGCTCCCTGAGCACTCTTGCTGAGGAGGAAGAGCAAGAGGCTGCCCCAGGGGAATGGTAGGGTTACTGCAATGTGAGCCATTTGTTGGATTTGGCATTTGCGAGTTGCAGGTGAATTGGAAAGCACTCAAGCACTCATTCAGAGTTAGATGTTGAGGTCAGAAGCTGAGGGACAAAAGGGCTGCATGCTAGAGTTGAGTTGGTTTAACTTTGCTGTCaagcagcaggtcctgcagggcCAGTGGCAGCTTCCATGAGTATAGTGACAGTACTGCACTGGGAAGAGCCCTCTGTGCCAGTACTTGGACAGCCGCTGCTTGTTCAAATGAGTTCCGTAGGAATTTCATCTGAATTTATTCACATCTTAAAGCTAACAAGCAGTTGATTATTCTTGGGGAAGCTGGAGTAAAATAAGGGAGTTGTTAAGTTATGAGACtgggcagcaagagctgctggGAGCGTAGCTCTTGTGAGCAGGCTGCTGGTTGCCCTGGGAGAGGACAGTGGTTAAAAAGAGGATCTACCAAGGAGTGGGACAGAGTatggcagcaggagaaggacaGAGCAGCATGCCCCTTAGTCTGTGCTACCAGCTAGAGGAGGGATATTGTCTCCAGTTTCTGGAGTATTTTTCTGCCTGCTTTCTTGTTTTGGATGGTGCCATCACCCATGTCTTTAGCTGGATTACACCAGGATGCATGACTGTACTGCCTTTGTCCTGCTGTGtagagctggcagagctgttcAAGTAAATGGCAGGTAGCATCTGACTGAGCCATTGCTCCTTCTGTCCTAAGCTTTTGGAAGAACAAAAAGCCTAAAAGATGAGAAATATTCTTTCCTGAAATAGTTGGGAAAAGGAAGGACTGCCATGTTAGTGCCCAATGAGCCTCACTTCTCTGTTGCTATAGTACTTTTGCCTCTGATGAGCTGTGTAGGGCCAAGGCATTTTCCAAGCCTAACAGGAGTTAAAATTCCTCGTGTGATTGCACAAGTGTTCTTCCAGATGCAGTTCTTacccactgctgcagccagcctgtGAGCTGTAGCAGCAGGCTGCTTAGGCCAGGCAGTTGCCTGGGGCATCTGTCAATGTACTGTGAATAACTTCCAATATCTATCTACAGATGCCACTACATTAGGAAAGGGAAGGTGGGGTttttgctgtgggttttttttgtgtgtttttttttcttttgtttgttttttcttttttctttttttcttctgcatttgcATTTGTATTCATCTGTCAGGGAGCAATTGTGACTGGTGGATTGATCTAAACTGGAAGAGATGATCCTGGAGGTTGACCTTTGACTGAGAAAGGGGTAACTGCTTTCCCCAGCCAAGAACATTATGTTGTGTCTCTTCCAAATTTGTCCCTAAGCTGGCTCATCTGCTGGCAGTGGTTTTCAGAGGTGCCCCATCTGCTCCAAAAGGCAGGCCTGGATCCTTCACtgaacagaatcacagaaagagTAGTagatattaatgaaaaattgtGCAAGTATTATAACTCCTCTTTAAGACAACAAACCTGGGACAAACACAGTTGCTTCTCCCTGTAGAATAGTCTTTACTTCACTGTAGATATAAAAAAGATtggaaataacatttaaaaacagagaaacTGGAAAATATAACTTGTAACAAAGCATTGAAAACTCTGGAAATGTGAATGTAGATTCTGCAAAGAAGCCCTGCCATACTTGAGCCTGTCTTCTGTATCACAGCCAGCTGAATATTTGAATGGGTCTCTCATTCAGCCCGTTGTGAACGTTGCGGAACAGGAGGTTTTTAGATGCTATAAAAACTCTCCAAGCAAGCTGAAACACACTTCAGCTGGAACTGGCACTGAAAACGTGGTTCTAGTGGTCATGGCCTCTGGATGAGTTCCAAGCCTCAATCAAAACAGGAGACAACGAAGGATGGCAGGAATTGCTTGTGGTCTGTCTGGAGAGGGTGGTGCAGTGTTAGACAGTGATAGATACCCTCACCTGACATGAGGTAAATCTGGGAAAAGGGTTTGACTTGCAGGTGTGGAAGACAAAACCAAGTAGTGAAGCTGACTCCTCTGGAGGGTTTCTA
This portion of the Anomalospiza imberbis isolate Cuckoo-Finch-1a 21T00152 chromosome 5, ASM3175350v1, whole genome shotgun sequence genome encodes:
- the CECR2 gene encoding chromatin remodeling regulator CECR2 isoform X1 encodes the protein MCPEEDGGCGGGGGGGDSVGGTGGPEAAAAVALDELRSWWEVPAIAHFCSLFRTAFRLPDFEIEELEAALHGDDVEFISDLIACLLQGCYQRRDITSQTFHSYLEDIINYRWELEEGKPNPLRECTFQELPLRTRVEILHRLCDYRLDADDVFDLLKGLDADSLRVEPLGEDSSGALYWYFYGTRMYKEDPVQGKTNGELAPDRGCGGQTNTPNVPGKTGKRRGRPPKRKKLLEENLLREKAEESLLIHETRIRNGSQGPGRGTWWLLCQTEEEWRQVTESFRERTSLRERQLYKLLSEDFLPEICNMIAQKEKRLQRTEFSPRWMSDHQPIKPIKQEVNPNVLSSVEKQRRREEEEERQILIAVQKREQEQLLKEERKREMEEKVKAVEERARRRKLREERAWLLAQGKELPPELSHLDPSSPAREERRTKDIFELDDEFTAMYKVLDVVKAHKDSWPFLEPVDESYAPNYYQIIKAPMDISSMEKKLNGGQYCTKDEFVGDMKTMFRNCLKYNGEGSEYTKMAYNLERCFHRAMMKHFPGEEGDTDEEFWIREDGRREKRSRRTGRSSTGSVWTRSRDPDGPGKRQQRLENGGKPPPYRATSRAPASSSSSSSSSFSSSSVDDPSGNPMQAAREVGPSNGRGFPRSLQYGGMPSPVPHPGQMRPAVPGAFGPLRGSDPTKLYGAPRVPEPHPGDPVQQHQHFAMQPAVGLSEHRGQRLGTPEKQACAAPAHVAGLGPRLGSLQLGRVGGPPPDAIYPPAQFQQGFLPPRHNGPPVKPPEGSEVPPGHMYRPYKYLNRAHPALWNGSHGPAGQAAVGPEEKAPMGPGPSLQPRVLGHMMDPRAMRPPLPPSQWSEQSNFLPHGVPPSGYIRPPGKATGQRMPQPPAALFGGPPQVQRGCQGGDSMLDSPEMIAMQQLSSRVCPPGVPYHPRQPPPPHLPGPFPQLAHAASAAGQPPKPMGNGSSQDPTGQTMDVDSNQVDTLAGMDEKSQCISIPDGAYAKLLPHPKPPLPMECTRRALPPDGEGDDPTVKGDLKTGQGKGTWSAESGYAGDPGCVRDLVPTSERAGPLPQNGAAGEGPAAGPEGKGLAANLLEKPLCGGGKALPEGAVPCMGQGTGLPGVDATSMGATPNQFHPLYMSTLEYPNSAGRYHINPGLQGFSPVMGGKPPPPASHPQHFPPRGFQPSSAHPGVFPRYRPPQGMPYPYQPQPQPSYHHYQRPPYYGCPQGYSDWQRPLHPQASPSGHPGAHPSLARPPFPERGSAGLQGCEAMSAALASPNRMDVASAKEVSPSDGQEMGPEDEKSEESQERPESPKEFLDLDNHNAAAKRQSTVAAGEFLYGAPPPHLGAGMGFGPSAFPPHGVMLQTGSPYGSRHPASHFQPRTYGSPMNAHLSHHPASSQANGLSQEGPLYRCREENVGHFQALLMDQRGSGGGMGGPPQDLYRPSGMQMHQAQVPFPKMPTATMAREDLTSQKPSALPLDQS
- the CECR2 gene encoding chromatin remodeling regulator CECR2 isoform X2, with product MCPEEDGGCGGGGGGGDSVGGTGGPEAAAAVALDELRSWWEVPAIAHFCSLFRTAFRLPDFEIEELEAALHGDDVEFISDLIACLLQGCYQRRDITSQTFHSYLEDIINYRWELEEGKPNPLRECTFQELPLRTRVEILHRLCDYRLDADDVFDLLKGLDADSLRVEPLGEDSSGALYWYFYGTRMYKEDPVQGKTNGELAPDRGCGGQTNTPNVPGKTGKRRGRPPKRKKLLEENLLREKAEESLLIHETRIRNGSQGPGRGTWWLLCQTEEEWRQVTESFRERTSLRERQLYKLLSEDFLPEICNMIAQKVNPNVLSSVEKQRRREEEEERQILIAVQKREQEQLLKEERKREMEEKVKAVEERARRRKLREERAWLLAQGKELPPELSHLDPSSPAREERRTKDIFELDDEFTAMYKVLDVVKAHKDSWPFLEPVDESYAPNYYQIIKAPMDISSMEKKLNGGQYCTKDEFVGDMKTMFRNCLKYNGEGSEYTKMAYNLERCFHRAMMKHFPGEEGDTDEEFWIREDGRREKRSRRTGRSSTGSVWTRSRDPDGPGKRQQRLENGGKPPPYRATSRAPASSSSSSSSSFSSSSVDDPSGNPMQAAREVGPSNGRGFPRSLQYGGMPSPVPHPGQMRPAVPGAFGPLRGSDPTKLYGAPRVPEPHPGDPVQQHQHFAMQPAVGLSEHRGQRLGTPEKQACAAPAHVAGLGPRLGSLQLGRVGGPPPDAIYPPAQFQQGFLPPRHNGPPVKPPEGSEVPPGHMYRPYKYLNRAHPALWNGSHGPAGQAAVGPEEKAPMGPGPSLQPRVLGHMMDPRAMRPPLPPSQWSEQSNFLPHGVPPSGYIRPPGKATGQRMPQPPAALFGGPPQVQRGCQGGDSMLDSPEMIAMQQLSSRVCPPGVPYHPRQPPPPHLPGPFPQLAHAASAAGQPPKPMGNGSSQDPTGQTMDVDSNQVDTLAGMDEKSQCISIPDGAYAKLLPHPKPPLPMECTRRALPPDGEGDDPTVKGDLKTGQGKGTWSAESGYAGDPGCVRDLVPTSERAGPLPQNGAAGEGPAAGPEGKGLAANLLEKPLCGGGKALPEGAVPCMGQGTGLPGVDATSMGATPNQFHPLYMSTLEYPNSAGRYHINPGLQGFSPVMGGKPPPPASHPQHFPPRGFQPSSAHPGVFPRYRPPQGMPYPYQPQPQPSYHHYQRPPYYGCPQGYSDWQRPLHPQASPSGHPGAHPSLARPPFPERGSAGLQGCEAMSAALASPNRMDVASAKEVSPSDGQEMGPEDEKSEESQERPESPKEFLDLDNHNAAAKRQSTVAAGEFLYGAPPPHLGAGMGFGPSAFPPHGVMLQTGSPYGSRHPASHFQPRTYGSPMNAHLSHHPASSQANGLSQEGPLYRCREENVGHFQALLMDQRGSGGGMGGPPQDLYRPSGMQMHQAQVPFPKMPTATMAREDLTSQKPSALPLDQS